The Biomphalaria glabrata chromosome 7, xgBioGlab47.1, whole genome shotgun sequence region TGAGGTCTAGATTCTTACTCCAGATTCTAAGAAAGACGACAGACCACGAAACAAAAATGTGAAGAAATAATAGTTGAGGGTTTCTGCACCAAAGTCAATATGAAATTCcaggagttttccaggagaaattttaaaattccaggCATAAAATTTGTGCCAAAATATTACATAACAATAGTCAAAGTTGATTTATGTaggtttaataataaaattaaattaccaAACTTATGGTATACATTCCTGTCATCACTGTCCAGAGTTTAGAAAATTCAGTGTTCACAAGCTGGCTATAGAAATTATCCAGTCTATTAGTTAAAATGGAAATGTGCAATTGTGTAAATTCAGATTTAATACTATCACAGTCATCTGCACTGATAAGGCCAAGCAGAACCAAGATGCTCAAAGTGGCATATAAATCATTTAAGGAGCTATCAAAATCTTGCAAAGGGTATTTGAGCTTTCGCCATTTTAAACTCTGGCGAATAGCATTCTTTAATGGAGATTTTTCAACGAGTTTGAGAACTGTTGTCAGTAGAAACTTTCTGCTTTCCatctagaaatttaaaacatcACTAACACTggctttagttttaatttagaaGATTTTTGGTGTCTGTCAAATCTACAATAAGCAGTGCTGCAACATAAGTACATTCTTTGAAAACAGCTGGTGTTATAAGTCTTTGCTAAAATGACTGCAGAATGCTAAAGAAGTATTGGGCCATAAAGCATTAAAAGGCAACCAACAGTAGTGCATctgattgatattttttttagaaaaggttGCAAAACCTTTGCAATTGAGATTAAGATTTCAATTTTGGCAAACAGCCTTTAAGGTGCTCAAAAGACTTTGTGTTGACTGCCTTCTTAGCAGTAATATAAAACTATGAATTTGTTGGGTTACTGGCTTAGCTGTCAGTGTAGTACAAGTGACAGTCACTGAGACTGTGGCAGCCCTTTTGACAAATACGGCAGCCATCTGAGTTACTTGACTCGCTTGTGCTTATCAGATTTCAGATGCGATTTAAGTGCTGCTTTACCAATGTTTGAaatgataatttgtttttttttataatgataacAAAAAGCTTTAGTGTcgtttgtagatctagaaatctatatCCTGGAATTTCAGGAGACCACGGACACCCTGATAGTTGCACATAGCAGCGTACAAAATTTTAAATGGATTCACtacatttttagaaatattgttGTGTCTCGTCATGTGGTACGCACTTCAGACAGTCATCTTGACTGACCCTTGATCAAACACTGCCGGAAGTCCTGCAGCAGGTTTTGAGGGCATGTCCAAAACTAAAAAGTGTAGGCGTGTCATCATGATGGCCCCGAGATCCAGCCCTGCCGTCCTGTAGGAGATTTATGCTAGGTTGTAACAATCttcatttttaaagaaatttccaaaagttgtaaaacaaaacaaatttcagAATAATAAAGCACTTTGACATTCAGGAAGGCAAGGCTATTTGTATGTTACTGTATCTGTACATGTGAATTGAAATGTAAGTCTTACTTCTGGCTGGTGCTGCCTTTCTTGAATCTGATGGTTCAGCAGTAGGAACACTTGGCAAATGTTCTGTTCCTTCCACATCCAATAGCTGTCTGTCTAACTCTTCCTGTTCTAGTTCTTCTAACTCTGCCAATAAgtcatcctaaaaaaaaatgaagaaaaaatacaaatatttttaaaaagtataaatttgtatttgtatttgattaATGTGACAAATTCAATGAAGGACAAGTAGGAATgactaaagaaagagaaatcaAGACAGCTAGATTCTGCCCAAGAAAGGCTCTTCAGCAACACTgataaagactttttaaaaaacagaaGAGAACACAGAAAAAACACCCAAGAGGACAGAAGAAATAgcacaaaattaaaatatgaaataaaatgagtTTTTAGCTAAATATACAGAAGCTGCTGTAGTGTCAAAAGGGAAGATGAACGTTAAATGAGTATCTCATGGGATAGTCAAATGCTTTGTAAACAACTTATAGGTATCAATTTGAATTTAAATGGATTCTGAAAATTTGAATTTGGTATTTTAATCAATGATTGTCTTTTAAATCAAGAAACCAAAGCAAAGAGAAAAATAACACAAGCCAGAGTGCATGGGGCTtgctaaaaatgtttgttataaatataaCTGACAATTCAAGGTTGTAATTGCTGGAAGTGCCTCTAATGGCATGTGTCTCTAACAGCCTCAGACAACCAACTCAAGTGTGGCGTAGACACTGGATCTGGCTGAACTAGTAAGTTTCTAGGAAGAGGGCTTGTTAGCAGtagctggctacccacctaggagaagctGAATTCAAACATGTGCCACCTTACGGCTATACCTGAGCATGtgagagtcaaccctgaggaaaaatcaggagctgttGCCCCTAAGCAGCTTGCAGCACACTGAACTACACCCTAATAGAATCTGTGATACCAATGATCACTGTATTTGGCACCTGCAGTTCCTTTGGAAACAACTGtgttgaaggggggggggggggaatgctgCATGGGCAATACTGTTTTGACTATAGTTATTGACCAGCCTTTCATATCATTTTTATGAGATGATCCAAAGTCACTTCACAACTGGACAAGTCTATAGATAGTGAACATGACAAAAGTTCATACTGGAAATATAGGCAATGAGTgatcaaatttttatattattttccaAAAGACTTTTCCATTTCTTAGAAGTTTCTGCACTCtttggtttttatttattgttcaaaATTTTGACGAATTATCTTGAACTTTCTGTACAAAACAGGATTTATAGGAAGTGTGTCAAAATTTGACAATGACCAAAATTTCACAGGACAAATGACCTGCTGATTTAACTAGATAAATGATACTTATATATAAAAGTAATCCTTAAAGCCCAATAAGGCTATTATCAAAAACAATTTCTAAGCGACATTTCATTCCGAGTGACATCATTTTTTTGTCAAGTGCAAAATGTCTATTGACACTGGAAATttgaattaaataattaaacacaaaaaaatagcCATGTTAATGAACTCTACATTTTTGCCTtctcaaacaattatttgacaTTACCTCATCCATATCCTGACCAAAGCCAACAGGATGTGAAATGGCGTCTGAAATTTCATTAGCAACATCTTGCTGTTCAGCAACTTCATCCATCAAATCATGGACTTTGTCTACATCCCTAAGAAAGAACAACAAGGCATACAACAGTTACTTCATTGCAATGAAAATAGATTTttgccccccttttttttcaaagaagaagGGTCAGAGTATAGTTGGAAGTGAAATGATGGTAAGCTTActtaactttaaaataattaatttgaaataaacattCTTACCATCTGTTAAATAATAATCTAGACTAAAGCCTGAAATCTTTAATGTTAATGCATACTATTTATACCTGTATCACTTTTAATGACACCATGTTGTGGTACCATTCTTACTTTACCAGCATGTAATGGTCTCAATGttactttataaaaatgtaaatagaaCATTTTGCAGGTAACACAAAGGCAAATATTTAAACCCCCTAGCAGATCACAGTTGTCATTTAATCTCATTTAATAAAAAGTGTTGCTGATCAAGTTTATCAAATAACCAGAGACTGgagcagttttctttttttcaaatttaatcacataaaaaaaggcattacattatatttctttaatttaaaaaaatgtaaataactacttgtaaaataataatgaccAATATTAtacgtatataaaaaaaagtattgaaagTATAATAGTAGGAAAGGACTTACAGATTATTGTGAGCCCCTTTAAGTGCCTTGGCAGCTACACCCATCACACTGAGGACTTCTGTGTTTGTACTGGCATTTTCTAAGGCTTCCCTCTGGAACTCAATGGTAGACAATGTACCATCAATCTGCTGAAGTtgtttttcatatctcttctttctctttaatGCCTGAAGAGCAACTAAAACAGAACACAAGGGCTGAGTATTTATATGTATCAAATCATatatttaggtcattggttaatgcatgactaaatggatgacgcgtaggatgtaatcacttttctttttgaagtagcgtctgaattatataagataatatatattGCATTTAACAAGCTTGCTAATTTACTTTTTCTCTCAGTATAATAAAGCAACAAGTACTGGCTACAATactgactaaaaaaaaagtactaagtGAGGGAGGGGACTAAAttgtgagttgtttttttaaacagaatgtTCTCTGGTAGAAGCAAAGCAAGATCTAGTTCACTTTTAAAGGTTTGAGTAGAATTCATGTGTCTATAGGATATTATAGTCCATTTTTCTACACATAAAACAGCATAACTTTGCTCctatataaaatagaaaaataaatttggtaTCATTGTAAACCTCTCAGCAAGCTCTACATAACTATTAACTAGATAGTTTATgttcttatatatttattttgggCAATATCCGCATTGAGCGTCGGTATTTACACTCCTGGCCATTTTTCTGCGTTGTCAAGGAGCAGGATCAAGACCAAAAGCATTATCAAAAGGGGGAATAacctagttgttttttaaatacttcaatCACggataggaagagagagaaaataaactaatagaaataatagagctcacagacctatataaaataCCGACCGTAAATACGGATAGCTATGAAGATTGAATAAACAACTAAGAATATACACTATTACTAGCAGTAGTTTTGAATAGGGGGAGGAGAGaatagtatattattatataattaataaatatattcttattaattacatctaaattacAATAATTGCAGAAAAAATAGTGGATCTAGATGTGGCATTTGTATTTGATATAGACTAGGTCTAGGTGCAGAATTTTtggattaaaatttaatgtgcTGTCAACATGTAATATTTCTAAGTTAAAGTTGAGATTaatattgaatttaaatagCTGTACGCATACCGGGACGTCTATCTAGTCAAATGTTAATGAAgtcaacattaaattataagtATAATAATTACATACGGGTACAGTAGGTAGTGGATCTAGATGAGGAAAAACATTATTTCAGACAGATGTAAGAGAGCAGTATTTGATATAGACTATGACTAGGTAATAGGTTtagattatgtgtgtgtgttaatgtgtgtgtgataa contains the following coding sequences:
- the LOC106079177 gene encoding charged multivesicular body protein 4b-like, producing MSLLKKLFGDGKKDKTPTPQEGIQRLREVEEMLMKKSEFLEKKIEGEIAIARKNGTKNKRVALQALKRKKRYEKQLQQIDGTLSTIEFQREALENASTNTEVLSVMGVAAKALKGAHNNLDVDKVHDLMDEVAEQQDVANEISDAISHPVGFGQDMDEDDLLAELEELEQEELDRQLLDVEGTEHLPSVPTAEPSDSRKAAPARSQQKDDDDEAMRELEMWAS